A stretch of the Myxosarcina sp. GI1 genome encodes the following:
- a CDS encoding GAF domain-containing SpoIIE family protein phosphatase, with protein MTVTPFGNTSQKLNTLSAASRGEANPILALKELVANLQREQNKVQDLLSSLGFALRSFSNLNQFLELTPLMAARVTDSVGGALLLYKDNGQVRLEQIHCQDTQIGLEMRRVFETVNKSLNSQRDNKKALAVAESQLSGVIDEKIQQELGATPIRIFGTPVLVKNIERGRLYVFSTEPDYNWTHTRRKLTQLVADQTAVAIANHELTVELRSKERQDRELEIASEIQLRLLPSKCPQIEGLQIAAKCQTASRVGGDYYDFIPTNYDRLSGDRSEEASLVPWSIVIGDVMGKGVPAGLIMTMTRGMLRAEVLNRHSPAEIMRHLNRVMYADLENSHRFVSMFYSEYDPITKQLCFTNAAHNPPLLWKAATDTIEKLDSWGMLIGLDIDSEYEDAVVQLAPRDTVFYYTDGFTDAANESGVRFDEENLCRTFKWACQHLESPEEILEYIFSCVEEFSGSNNYGDDMTSIVMRISK; from the coding sequence CTCTCAGTGCTGCTTCAAGAGGTGAAGCAAATCCAATTTTGGCATTAAAAGAATTAGTTGCCAATCTCCAAAGAGAACAAAATAAAGTTCAAGATTTGTTAAGCTCTTTAGGATTTGCTCTCCGCAGCTTTAGTAATCTAAATCAGTTTCTCGAACTAACTCCTTTAATGGCAGCTAGAGTGACCGATTCGGTTGGAGGGGCTTTGTTGTTATACAAAGATAACGGACAGGTACGTCTAGAACAAATTCATTGTCAGGACACTCAAATCGGTCTGGAAATGCGGCGCGTGTTCGAAACGGTTAACAAAAGTCTCAATAGTCAGCGAGACAATAAAAAAGCCCTTGCCGTTGCCGAGTCACAACTTTCTGGCGTTATAGACGAAAAAATTCAGCAAGAACTAGGTGCTACTCCAATTAGGATTTTTGGTACTCCCGTATTAGTCAAGAATATCGAACGCGGTCGTCTCTACGTTTTTAGCACCGAACCCGATTACAATTGGACGCATACGCGAAGAAAACTGACTCAGTTAGTAGCCGATCAAACCGCGGTAGCGATCGCCAATCACGAACTAACGGTAGAACTACGTTCTAAAGAGCGACAAGACCGCGAATTAGAAATCGCCTCAGAAATTCAGTTGCGGTTGTTGCCGAGCAAATGTCCTCAGATAGAAGGATTGCAAATTGCCGCCAAGTGCCAAACTGCAAGTAGGGTAGGTGGAGACTATTACGATTTTATCCCTACCAACTACGATCGCCTTAGTGGCGATCGCAGCGAAGAAGCATCATTAGTTCCCTGGAGTATTGTTATTGGCGATGTTATGGGCAAAGGTGTTCCTGCTGGTTTGATTATGACCATGACTAGAGGAATGTTGAGAGCCGAAGTTTTAAACCGACATTCTCCTGCCGAAATTATGCGTCATTTAAATCGGGTAATGTACGCCGATTTAGAAAACTCCCATCGTTTTGTAAGCATGTTTTATTCGGAGTACGATCCTATAACCAAACAGCTTTGTTTTACCAATGCCGCTCATAATCCACCACTATTATGGAAAGCCGCTACCGACACTATAGAGAAATTAGATAGTTGGGGAATGCTGATTGGTTTGGATATTGATTCTGAATATGAAGATGCTGTAGTGCAGCTTGCTCCCAGAGATACAGTTTTTTACTACACTGATGGCTTTACGGATGCGGCTAATGAAAGTGGAGTTCGTTTTGATGAAGAAAATCTCTGCCGTACTTTTAAATGGGCTTGTCAGCATCTAGAAAGTCCCGAAGAAATTTTAGAGTATATTTTTAGCTGTGTAGAAGAGTTTAGCGGCAGCAACAATTATGGTGACGATATGACTTCAATTGTGATGCGAATTAGTAAGTAG
- a CDS encoding antibiotic biosynthesis monooxygenase translates to MDTLASEPNHQVTAIISHYIRPGRERGYEEWLNGISQAARKFEGHNGITILKPQPGSRAEYVIILRFDKYQNLCRWMRSPVRKEWLELATPLTEKPENVQILTGLEYLVSLPHTASSLPPKYKTAFVTWIGVFTCVSILGYFLAPYLEDLPYLLRQAIMTGLVVILLAYVVMPKLTRLFYEWLHSS, encoded by the coding sequence ATGGACACTTTAGCATCCGAGCCAAACCATCAAGTAACAGCTATTATTTCACATTATATTCGTCCTGGTCGCGAACGAGGTTATGAAGAATGGCTCAATGGAATTTCTCAAGCAGCCAGAAAATTTGAAGGTCATAATGGAATAACTATTCTCAAACCGCAACCTGGTTCTAGAGCAGAATATGTAATTATTTTACGCTTTGACAAATATCAAAATCTCTGCCGCTGGATGCGATCGCCCGTAAGAAAAGAATGGCTCGAACTTGCTACACCTTTAACTGAAAAACCTGAAAACGTTCAAATTCTTACGGGTTTAGAGTACCTAGTTTCCCTTCCCCATACTGCTTCTTCTCTTCCACCAAAATATAAAACGGCTTTCGTCACCTGGATTGGAGTTTTTACATGTGTATCTATTTTAGGTTACTTTTTAGCACCTTATTTAGAAGATTTACCCTATTTATTACGTCAAGCGATTATGACAGGATTGGTTGTTATTTTACTAGCTTATGTAGTAATGCCTAAGTTAACTCGTTTATTTTATGAGTGGCTTCATTCATCATAA
- the argH gene encoding argininosuccinate lyase, which yields MTEKQTWSDRFETALNPAIAIFNASIGFDIQLIEYDLTGSIAHAKMLAKTAIISDAEAELLVSGLEQIRQEYRQGKFNPGVEAEDVHFAVEKRLTEIVGDVGKKLHTARSRNDQVGTDIRLYLKAEIEQTQEQIKAFQSALLAQAEQHVETLIPGYTHLQRAQPLSLAHHLLAYFQMAQRDWERLADVYKRTNVSPLGCGALAGTTFPIDRAYSAKLLEFDRPYENSLDGVSDRDFAIEFLCAASLIMVHLSRLSEEMILWASQEFNFITLKDSCATGSSIMPQKKNPDIPELVRGKTGRVFGHLQALLVIMKGLPLAYNKDLQEDKEGIFDSVKTVKSCLSAMTILLNEGIEFRTARLNAAVAEDFSNATDVADYLAAKQVPFREAYNLVGKVVKTSLAAGKLLKDLSLEEWQQIHPAFEADIYQAIAPERVVSARNSYGGTGFERVRQAIAVAKSQLNS from the coding sequence GTGACCGAGAAACAGACCTGGAGCGATCGCTTTGAAACTGCCCTAAATCCCGCGATCGCTATTTTTAATGCTAGTATTGGCTTCGACATCCAATTAATTGAATACGATCTTACGGGTTCGATTGCTCACGCTAAAATGCTAGCCAAAACAGCTATTATCTCCGATGCAGAAGCAGAACTGTTGGTATCTGGGTTAGAGCAAATTCGCCAAGAATATCGTCAGGGAAAGTTTAATCCAGGAGTAGAAGCCGAAGACGTTCATTTTGCCGTCGAAAAAAGGCTTACCGAAATTGTCGGCGATGTTGGTAAAAAACTACATACGGCGCGATCGCGCAACGACCAGGTAGGCACTGATATTCGTCTGTATTTAAAGGCTGAAATCGAGCAAACACAGGAGCAAATCAAAGCCTTTCAGTCAGCTTTATTGGCACAAGCCGAACAACACGTAGAAACTTTAATACCTGGCTATACTCACCTGCAACGGGCGCAGCCATTGAGTTTGGCTCATCATCTACTAGCCTATTTTCAAATGGCACAAAGAGATTGGGAAAGATTGGCTGACGTATATAAAAGAACAAATGTATCCCCTTTGGGCTGCGGTGCTTTAGCGGGAACGACTTTTCCTATAGATCGAGCATACAGTGCCAAATTGTTAGAATTCGATCGCCCTTATGAAAATAGTTTGGATGGAGTCAGCGATCGCGATTTTGCTATTGAATTTCTCTGCGCCGCTAGTCTGATTATGGTGCATTTGAGCCGCTTGAGTGAAGAAATGATTCTTTGGGCATCTCAAGAATTTAACTTTATTACTCTCAAAGATAGCTGCGCTACTGGTTCGAGCATCATGCCTCAAAAAAAGAATCCCGATATTCCCGAACTAGTGCGAGGCAAAACAGGTAGAGTTTTCGGACATCTTCAGGCTTTGCTGGTAATTATGAAAGGACTGCCGTTAGCTTATAACAAAGATTTGCAGGAAGACAAAGAAGGTATTTTTGATAGCGTTAAAACTGTTAAAAGTTGTCTGTCGGCAATGACAATATTGCTAAATGAAGGCATTGAATTTCGTACCGCCAGACTCAATGCTGCCGTAGCTGAAGATTTTTCCAATGCTACCGATGTTGCCGATTATCTGGCAGCCAAGCAGGTTCCATTTCGCGAAGCTTATAATTTAGTTGGCAAAGTAGTTAAAACTAGTTTGGCTGCGGGTAAACTACTCAAAGATTTAAGCTTGGAAGAATGGCAACAGATTCATCCCGCTTTTGAAGCCGACATCTATCAGGCGATCGCGCCAGAAAGAGTAGTATCGGCACGAAATAGTTATGGCGGTACTGGTTTTGAACGAGTCCGACAGGCGATCGCTGTTGCCAAATCTCAGCTAAATTCATAA
- a CDS encoding NUDIX hydrolase has translation MRRTWRFISTVMGIIFRHPVTGTTIIPVLPDGRIVLVQRSDSEKWGLPGGMVDWGEDIPTAARRELAEETGLELVNIERLIGVYSDPYRDPRLHSISVLVEAKVTGEIEIEDKLEILQAKAYLPEELPLGDLSHDHDRQLKDYLDGKIALVK, from the coding sequence ATGCGTCGTACTTGGCGATTTATTTCTACCGTAATGGGCATTATTTTCCGCCACCCCGTGACGGGAACGACAATTATTCCTGTCTTGCCTGATGGACGTATCGTCCTGGTACAGCGCAGCGACTCAGAAAAATGGGGGCTGCCTGGGGGAATGGTAGACTGGGGAGAAGATATTCCTACTGCCGCTCGAAGAGAATTAGCTGAAGAAACGGGGTTAGAACTAGTCAACATCGAGCGTTTAATCGGTGTTTACTCCGATCCCTATCGCGATCCTCGCCTTCATTCAATTTCTGTTTTAGTAGAAGCTAAAGTTACAGGAGAGATAGAGATCGAAGATAAGTTGGAAATTTTACAGGCAAAAGCTTATTTACCCGAAGAATTACCCTTGGGCGATCTCAGCCACGACCACGACCGCCAGCTGAAAGATTACCTTGATGGCAAAATCGCGCTCGTTAAATAA
- a CDS encoding M28 family peptidase — MSIESRLYEHLQQIVRERDPYVASGGHFLVREYIRQQLELLGTVTIHEFTVREKIYQNLILDLPASKNRNLPPILIGAHYDAVPGTPGADDNATGVAVLLEMAKYFSDCPLKYPLRLVAFDLEEYGMLGSTAYARALKAKGQALRLMLSLEMLGYCDDTPNSQTYPDLIKRFYPDRGNFIALVGNLAALGDLFHLSRQIKRQGTPCQFLPDPSSGKWIPQTGLSDHYPFWQQGYRAIMITDTAMLRNPNYHRSSDTIDSLDLNFLTNVCQSLIVAIEAI, encoded by the coding sequence ATGAGTATAGAAAGTCGCCTCTACGAACATCTACAACAAATTGTCAGAGAAAGAGATCCCTATGTTGCTTCTGGCGGACACTTTCTGGTACGAGAATATATTCGCCAACAGCTAGAACTATTGGGAACGGTAACAATTCACGAATTTACGGTTAGAGAAAAAATTTACCAAAACTTAATTCTCGATTTGCCAGCAAGTAAAAATCGCAATTTACCACCTATTTTAATAGGAGCGCATTACGATGCCGTTCCTGGAACTCCAGGTGCGGATGATAACGCTACGGGAGTTGCTGTTTTGCTGGAAATGGCAAAGTACTTTAGCGATTGTCCGTTGAAATATCCTCTGAGGTTGGTCGCTTTTGATTTAGAAGAGTATGGCATGTTGGGTAGCACTGCTTATGCCCGAGCTCTCAAAGCTAAGGGACAAGCTTTGCGCCTGATGCTGTCGCTAGAAATGCTTGGCTACTGTGACGATACGCCTAACTCTCAGACCTATCCCGATCTAATTAAGCGTTTTTATCCCGATCGCGGTAATTTTATTGCTTTAGTAGGCAATTTGGCGGCTCTTGGCGATCTGTTTCACCTCAGTCGTCAGATAAAACGCCAGGGTACACCATGTCAGTTTTTGCCCGATCCTAGCAGTGGCAAGTGGATACCCCAAACAGGGTTGAGCGATCACTATCCTTTTTGGCAACAAGGATATCGCGCCATCATGATTACAGACACGGCTATGCTACGCAACCCCAACTATCATCGCTCTAGCGATACTATCGACAGCTTAGATCTCAATTTTTTAACCAATGTCTGTCAGAGTTTAATTGTGGCTATAGAAGCGATTTAA
- the def gene encoding peptide deformylase, whose product MTSVVTTEKKKLAQPPLELHYLGDRVLRQPAKRISKVDDKIASLIEEMLQTMYSSDGIGLAAPQVGVNKQLIVIDCEPNKPEDTSLVLINPKIIKFGDRLCKAEEGCLSIPGVYLEVTRPEEIIVSYKNERGKPCKLKTTGLLSRVIQHEMDHLNGVMFVDRVENNLALTAELQKKGFDLGAVKPV is encoded by the coding sequence ATGACCTCTGTAGTCACCACAGAAAAGAAAAAATTAGCCCAACCACCTTTAGAACTTCATTATTTAGGCGATCGCGTCTTGCGTCAACCAGCCAAACGCATTTCCAAAGTAGACGATAAAATTGCCTCTCTCATTGAAGAGATGCTGCAAACTATGTACAGTTCCGACGGTATTGGTTTGGCAGCACCTCAAGTAGGCGTTAATAAACAGTTAATCGTGATTGATTGCGAACCTAATAAGCCTGAAGATACATCTTTAGTGTTAATCAATCCTAAAATTATTAAGTTTGGCGATCGCCTCTGCAAAGCTGAAGAAGGATGTTTGAGTATTCCTGGGGTTTATTTAGAAGTCACCCGTCCCGAAGAGATTATAGTATCCTACAAGAACGAACGGGGAAAACCTTGTAAATTAAAAACTACTGGCTTATTATCTAGAGTTATCCAGCACGAAATGGATCATCTTAACGGCGTGATGTTTGTCGATCGCGTTGAGAACAATTTGGCACTAACAGCGGAATTACAAAAAAAAGGATTCGATCTTGGTGCAGTCAAGCCAGTTTAA
- a CDS encoding glycoside hydrolase family 9 protein yields the protein MKPIGKIARLKSTKKIGTIISFLLVFFISSLPLKSTTQFNYGEALQKSILFYEAQQAGELPDWNRVPWRGNAAIDDGADVGIDLSGGWFDAGDHVKFGFPMAASATTLAWGGIEYYDAYQNSGQLDALTKNIRWVTDYFLKAFANDTPENYVLYGQVGNAELDHNWWGAAEVVRYQMERPAYKIDTNCPGSDLASETSAALASASILFRKTGDIDYANLLVTKAERLYEFADRYRGAYSDCITAAVPYYKSYSGYQDELVWGAIWLHKAKQAQNYSYGGEYLSKAIAEYQAMSKPYNYTFITDDKSYGVYVLLAKETEDPEYQQRAEAWLDFWSTGYQGEKIQYTPGGLAFLTKWGSLALAANTSFVGFVYSDWLRERGEIAKADRYFNFGVSQINYILGNNPHNRSYLIGYGHNYPQNPHHRTAHGSWTNDSNNPAQSRNLLIGALVGGPDEHDNWQDNRNDWVANEVAIGYNAGFSGALAKMYAEFGGQPTANIVFEPPETEQIYVETDIKKARNQALVTASIINKSAFPARGLENAALRVFYTIDPKYAETVSVSSNNSECFNSSSSPVKVEQNLYYAEISCQGTVIYPGGESQYRKQAEIALNSNANNNDNYGLLDNITSIFARPLEVVNLELRDRQELIWSHKF from the coding sequence ATGAAACCTATTGGCAAGATCGCTCGTTTAAAAAGCACTAAAAAAATTGGTACTATCATTTCTTTTCTACTAGTATTTTTTATCTCATCTTTGCCGCTAAAATCCACAACTCAGTTTAACTACGGCGAAGCCTTACAAAAATCGATACTATTTTATGAAGCGCAGCAGGCAGGAGAGCTACCTGACTGGAATCGTGTTCCCTGGCGCGGGAATGCTGCCATTGACGATGGTGCAGATGTCGGCATCGATCTAAGTGGTGGTTGGTTTGATGCTGGAGATCACGTTAAGTTTGGGTTTCCGATGGCGGCTAGTGCAACTACTCTGGCTTGGGGAGGAATTGAATATTACGATGCTTACCAGAACTCAGGACAGCTAGACGCTCTAACTAAAAACATTAGATGGGTAACAGATTATTTTTTAAAAGCTTTTGCTAACGATACTCCAGAAAATTACGTACTATACGGACAGGTAGGCAACGCCGAACTAGATCATAATTGGTGGGGGGCGGCAGAAGTAGTTCGCTATCAAATGGAACGACCTGCATACAAGATAGATACTAATTGTCCTGGTTCGGATTTAGCCTCGGAAACTTCTGCCGCGCTAGCTTCAGCCTCAATTTTATTTCGCAAAACTGGCGATATTGATTATGCCAATTTGTTAGTAACAAAAGCCGAACGTCTTTATGAATTTGCCGATCGCTATCGAGGTGCTTATTCAGACTGTATCACTGCAGCCGTACCATATTACAAATCTTACAGTGGCTATCAAGACGAGTTGGTTTGGGGAGCGATTTGGCTGCATAAAGCCAAGCAAGCTCAAAATTACAGTTATGGTGGAGAATATTTAAGTAAAGCGATCGCTGAATATCAGGCGATGTCTAAACCTTATAACTATACTTTTATTACCGACGATAAGTCCTACGGAGTTTATGTTTTGTTGGCAAAAGAAACTGAAGATCCAGAATACCAGCAAAGAGCCGAAGCCTGGTTGGATTTTTGGTCTACTGGCTACCAGGGAGAAAAAATTCAGTATACTCCAGGAGGTTTGGCTTTTTTGACTAAATGGGGTTCGCTGGCTCTAGCTGCCAATACGAGTTTTGTCGGCTTTGTCTATAGCGACTGGTTGCGAGAGCGTGGTGAAATTGCTAAGGCAGACCGCTATTTTAATTTTGGCGTAAGTCAGATTAACTATATTTTGGGAAACAATCCCCATAACCGCAGTTATCTAATTGGCTATGGTCATAATTATCCACAAAATCCCCATCATCGAACTGCTCATGGAAGTTGGACGAACGATAGCAACAACCCCGCACAAAGCCGCAACCTGTTGATTGGTGCTTTGGTAGGAGGACCAGACGAACATGACAACTGGCAAGACAATCGCAACGACTGGGTTGCTAATGAAGTGGCAATTGGCTACAACGCAGGGTTTTCAGGTGCGTTGGCAAAAATGTATGCTGAGTTTGGCGGTCAACCTACAGCCAATATTGTTTTTGAGCCGCCAGAAACAGAGCAAATTTATGTAGAAACAGATATTAAAAAAGCCAGAAACCAAGCATTAGTAACGGCTTCGATTATCAATAAATCGGCTTTCCCCGCTCGCGGATTAGAAAATGCTGCCTTAAGAGTTTTTTATACTATCGATCCCAAGTATGCCGAAACAGTATCGGTATCTAGCAACAACAGCGAATGTTTTAATTCTTCTTCATCACCAGTAAAAGTAGAGCAAAATCTTTACTATGCAGAAATTAGCTGTCAGGGAACGGTTATTTATCCTGGGGGAGAATCGCAATATCGCAAACAAGCTGAGATCGCGCTGAACTCTAACGCAAACAACAATGATAACTATGGGCTTTTAGATAATATTACTAGTATTTTTGCTCGACCGCTAGAGGTCGTGAACCTTGAATTGCGCGATCGCCAAGAATTAATTTGGAGTCACAAATTTTGA
- a CDS encoding MBOAT family protein, producing the protein MLFNSFEFILLFLPITLSLFFWFGKKSNYKQLPVLILVIASLFFYGWWNPANLPIIIISILFNYGLGVLLGNVFEGKTAKKAVLILGVIFNLGLIGYFKYANFFINNVNQLLGTEVNLPPIVLPLAISFFTFQQIAYLVDAYRGETKEYSLLKYMLFVCFFPQLIAGPIVHHKEILPQFNRPSIYHFDRQVFAIGLSVFMAGLFKKVVLADRIAEYSNLAFGAAAQGIDLTFSEAWIGALAYSLQLYFDFSGYSDMAIGAAYMFGIKLPLNFNSPYKSISIVDFWRRWHITLSHFLRDYLYIPLGGSRRGELRRYSNLLITMLLGGLWHGAGWTFVFWGGLHGIYLVVNHLYRSLRKYLGHNLRNDGWLLRGVGWLVTFIAVVISWVFFRASSFDTALGILGAMFGANGIQLPPFFEPHMEFLRNWGVGFQGITVNVGISQKYATFGVAMLLLIAWFTPNTQQWMGIYNPTLTEPTTQNRPLWLERFWQILAWRPNKIWSVIIAGLTSVSLLCFTRVSEFLYFQF; encoded by the coding sequence ATGCTTTTTAATTCATTTGAATTTATTTTACTTTTTTTACCTATAACTCTAAGTTTATTTTTCTGGTTCGGAAAAAAAAGTAATTACAAACAGCTTCCTGTTTTAATATTAGTTATTGCCTCTTTATTTTTTTATGGTTGGTGGAACCCTGCAAACTTACCTATAATTATCATTTCCATTTTGTTTAATTATGGATTGGGTGTATTGCTCGGCAATGTCTTTGAAGGCAAAACGGCTAAAAAAGCAGTGTTGATTTTAGGCGTTATTTTTAATTTGGGATTGATTGGTTATTTTAAATACGCCAATTTTTTTATAAATAATGTCAATCAACTACTCGGTACAGAAGTCAATTTACCGCCAATTGTTTTACCGTTAGCTATATCATTTTTTACATTTCAACAAATAGCTTATTTAGTCGATGCCTATCGAGGAGAAACTAAAGAATACAGCTTACTCAAATATATGCTGTTTGTTTGCTTTTTTCCACAGTTAATAGCAGGACCAATCGTACATCACAAAGAGATACTGCCTCAATTCAATCGACCTTCTATTTATCACTTCGATCGCCAAGTTTTTGCGATCGGTCTGTCTGTATTTATGGCAGGTTTATTCAAAAAAGTAGTTTTAGCCGATCGCATTGCCGAATATTCCAATTTAGCTTTTGGTGCTGCCGCTCAGGGAATAGATTTAACTTTTTCTGAAGCTTGGATCGGCGCGTTGGCTTATAGCTTACAGCTTTATTTTGATTTTTCTGGTTATTCCGATATGGCAATTGGTGCGGCATATATGTTCGGTATCAAACTGCCGCTAAATTTTAACTCTCCCTACAAATCAATTAGTATCGTTGATTTTTGGCGACGCTGGCACATTACTCTTTCTCATTTTCTTAGAGACTATTTGTATATTCCTTTGGGTGGCAGTCGCCGAGGTGAATTGCGACGCTATTCTAATTTATTAATCACTATGCTTTTAGGAGGTCTGTGGCATGGTGCGGGATGGACTTTTGTATTCTGGGGTGGTTTACACGGTATCTATTTAGTCGTCAATCATCTCTATCGTTCGCTACGCAAGTATTTAGGACATAATCTTAGAAATGATGGTTGGTTGCTACGAGGTGTAGGATGGTTGGTAACATTTATTGCCGTAGTTATTTCCTGGGTGTTTTTCCGTGCCAGTAGTTTTGATACTGCATTAGGAATTTTGGGTGCGATGTTTGGTGCTAATGGCATACAGTTACCGCCTTTTTTCGAGCCACATATGGAATTTTTAAGAAATTGGGGTGTGGGATTTCAGGGCATTACTGTCAATGTTGGCATTTCTCAAAAATATGCCACTTTTGGCGTAGCAATGCTGTTGTTAATCGCGTGGTTTACCCCCAATACCCAGCAGTGGATGGGCATTTACAATCCAACCTTGACCGAACCAACAACTCAAAACAGACCTTTGTGGCTAGAAAGGTTCTGGCAGATTTTAGCTTGGCGACCCAACAAGATTTGGTCGGTTATTATTGCTGGTTTGACTTCAGTTTCTTTACTTTGCTTTACCAGAGTCAGTGAATTTTTATATTTTCAATTTTAG
- a CDS encoding oligosaccharide flippase family protein encodes MNLAKAKAKVVKLFHSNLAKDTLWMLFAKLFNIVMQAGYFIIVARVLGAENYGSFVGVTALASIVFPFLALGSEHILVQQVSTNKASFSNYWGNCLLLLVANGIAVTIILLLLSPLIFAKNISLLTILIILLADLIFLGLLDVSYKALTAVNMLNKVAHLAIFSTCGKLLAALCLWAFFTNPSTNTWACLYLISSIVMGIFSVMMVNKLAGYPHPLFSKLKSNLKEGFYFSISASAYNVNSSLDKTMLASLSTLTATGIYGSAYRFIDVGYVPLFALFSATYTRFFQHGASGIKNSLGFAKRLFPIILLYAVVSVVGYFVFAPLLPAILGEEYRSAVAALLWLAPLPAIASFQFLAADTLTGAGHQKARSFVQVAAAVINVLLNIWLIPIYSWKGAAWATLISDSLRLFSLWVIILFLYRRTAIAKH; translated from the coding sequence ATGAATTTAGCAAAAGCCAAAGCAAAGGTTGTCAAATTGTTTCACAGTAATTTGGCTAAAGATACTTTATGGATGTTGTTTGCTAAATTATTTAACATAGTAATGCAGGCAGGTTATTTTATAATTGTAGCCCGCGTTTTGGGTGCCGAAAACTACGGTTCTTTTGTAGGAGTAACTGCTTTAGCCTCGATTGTTTTTCCTTTTTTGGCTCTTGGAAGCGAACATATTTTAGTTCAGCAAGTATCGACAAATAAAGCTTCGTTTAGTAATTATTGGGGCAATTGTTTACTTTTATTGGTGGCAAACGGTATTGCTGTAACAATTATTCTCTTATTACTCTCACCGCTAATTTTTGCTAAAAATATTTCTTTGTTAACAATATTAATAATACTATTAGCAGATCTGATTTTTTTGGGACTGCTTGATGTTAGCTACAAAGCTTTGACCGCCGTTAATATGCTTAATAAAGTGGCACATCTAGCCATATTTAGCACCTGCGGAAAACTGTTGGCTGCTCTTTGCCTGTGGGCTTTTTTTACCAATCCTTCTACTAATACTTGGGCCTGTCTGTATTTGATTAGTTCGATAGTTATGGGGATATTTTCAGTCATGATGGTCAATAAACTGGCTGGTTATCCACATCCCCTATTCTCAAAACTGAAATCTAATCTTAAAGAAGGATTTTACTTTTCTATTAGTGCTTCGGCATACAATGTTAACTCTAGTCTGGATAAAACAATGCTTGCCAGTCTATCTACTTTAACCGCTACTGGTATATATGGCTCTGCATATCGTTTTATCGATGTAGGCTATGTTCCTTTGTTTGCATTGTTTTCAGCTACTTATACCAGATTTTTTCAACATGGAGCTTCGGGAATAAAAAATAGCCTGGGTTTTGCTAAACGTCTGTTTCCGATAATCTTATTGTATGCAGTTGTTAGTGTTGTAGGCTATTTTGTTTTTGCTCCTCTATTACCTGCAATTTTAGGAGAAGAATATCGCTCGGCAGTTGCAGCTTTGCTGTGGTTGGCACCATTACCAGCGATCGCTTCATTCCAGTTTTTAGCCGCCGATACTCTTACGGGTGCGGGACATCAAAAAGCTCGTAGTTTCGTTCAGGTTGCTGCTGCTGTAATTAATGTTTTATTAAATATCTGGTTGATACCTATATACTCTTGGAAGGGTGCAGCTTGGGCGACTTTAATTTCAGATTCTTTAAGGCTGTTTAGTCTATGGGTAATAATTTTGTTTTTATATAGAAGAACAGCTATAGCTAAACATTAA